The genomic region CGGTGCGGCGGCCCTCGGCGTATTGATAGACGCGTACGGCAGGATGTGCGGCATGCCCAGTGCAGAATCGACGCGAGCGAGCGTCCACGAGCCGGACCCGGTGCGGCCGACCCAGGAGGACGAGGTCGCCGCGGCCGGCAGCGAGCTGATCGGCGGCCCGCTCGGGCGGCGTGCCCTGCTCGGGGCGTCCTGGTGGACTCCCGTGCGGGTGATCGCGCTGGTGGCGATCGGCATGTTCGCCCTCGGCCTGGTCCAGAAGGCGCCCTGCTACAACGGCGCCTGGTTCTTCGGTGCCAGCTCCCAGTACACGCACGCGTGCTACTCGGACATCCCGCACCTCTACCAGGGGCGTGGCTTCGCCGACGGGCTCGTGCCGTACTTCGACAAGCTCCCCGGCGACATGCAGTACCTGGAGTACCCGGTGCTCACCGGTGTCTTCATGGAGGTCGCCTCCTGGCTCACGCCAGGCAGCGGCACCATCCAGGACCAGGAGCAGTGGTACTGGATGGTCAACGCCGGAATGCTGATGGTGTGCGCGTCGGTCATCGCCGTCTGCGTGACCCGCACGCATGCCCGGCGCCCCTGGGACGGCCTGCTGGTCGCCCTGGCACCTGCCTTCGCGCTGACGGCGACCATCAACTGGGACCTGCTGGCGGTCGCCCTGACGGCCGCGGCGATGCTGATGTGGTCGCGCGGACGCTCCCTCGCCTTCGGCGTCCTGCTGGGACTCGCCACGGCCGCGAAGCTCTACCCCTTCCTGATCCTCGGGCCGCTGCTGGTGCTGTGCTGGCGCGCGGGCAAGTGGCGTGAGTTCGGGGCCGCCCTGGGCGGGGCGATCGTCGCCTGGGTCGTCGTGAACGGGCCGGTGATGCTCTTCGCGTTCGAGGGCTGGTCGAAGTTCTACACGTTCAGCCAGGAACGAGGCGTCGACTTCGGCTCCTTCTGGCTGATCATGGCCCAGAACTCGGACAACCCCCTTAGCATCGACACCGTCAACACGCTCGCCACGCTGCTGATGCTGGTGTGCTGCGCGGGTGTCGCGGTGCTGGCGCTGACCGCGCCGCGCCGCCCGCGGTTCGCCCAGCTCGCCTTCCTGATCGTCGCGGCGTTCATCCTCACCAACAAGGTCTACTCGCCGCAGTACGTCCTGTGGCTGGTGCCCCTGGCCGCCCTGGCCCGGCCGAAGTGGCGGGACTTCCTGATCTGGCAGGCCTGCGAGGTGGCGTACTTCCTGGGGATCTGGATGTACCTCGCGTACACGACCAGCGGAGACGCCCACAAGGGACTGCCCACCGACGGCTACCACTGGGCCATCGGCCTGCACCTGCTGGGCACGCTGTATCTCTGCGTCATGATCGTGCGAGACATCTTCATGCCGGAGCGGGACCCGGTCCGACGGTCCGGGGACGACGACCCCTCGGGCGGAGTGCTCGACGGCGCGGAGGACGTCTTCGCCCTGGGCCCCGCGGCCCGTCCCGCCCGGCACGCGGCCGCTCAGTTCGACGGTCCGCAGGTCGAGTGGGGCAGGCAGGGCGCGACAGGCGGTTCGCTCTGAGCGAACGATGCGAAAGGCCGTACACGGGAAACCGTGTACGGCCTTCTTGCTGCGCTGGTCCTGGGAGTGCGTGCGCGCCGGTCAGCGGTCCACGATCCGGTCGAACTGCGTGGTGGTGTGCCGCAGATGGGCCACCAGCTCCTCGCCCACCTTCGGCTCCGGCGCGTCCGCGGGCACGAACAGGATCGAGACCTGCATGTGCGGCGGCTCGGCGAACCAGCGCTGCTTGCCGCCCCAGACGAACGGAGAAAGGTTCCGGTTGACCGTCGCGAGGCCGGCCCGGGCGACGCCCTTGGCGCGCGGCATGACGCCATGCAGCGCCTTGGGGGCCTCCAGGCCCACCCCGTGCGACGTACCGCCCGCCACGACCACCAGGAAGCCGTCGGAGGCCGCCTTCTGCTGCCGGTAGCCGAAGCGCTCGCCCTTGGCCACGCGCGTGACGTCCAGGACCGCGCCGCGGTACTCGGTGGCCTCGTGGTCCCCCAGCCACAGCCGCGTGCCGATGCGGGCACGGAACCGGGTCTGCGGGAACTGCTGCTGGAGCCGGATGAGTTCCTCGGCCTTGAGGTGGCTGACGAACATGGTGTGCAGAGGCAGCCGGGCGGCGCGCAGCCGGTCCATCCAGCCGATGACCTCCTCGACCGCGTCCGAGCCGTCGGTGCGGTCCAGCGGCAGGTGGATCGCGAAGCCTTCCAGCCGGATGTTCTCGATGGCGGCGTGCAGCTGGGGCAGATCCTGCTCGCCGATGCCGTGCCGCTTCATCGAGGACATCACCTCGATCACCACACGGGCACCGACCAGGCCGTACACGCCGTCTATCGACGAGACCGAGCGGATGACCCGGTCCGGCAGGGGCACGGGCTCCTCGCCGCGCCGGTACGGCGTCAGCACCAGCAGGTCACCGCTGAACCAGTCCTTGATCCGGGCGGCCTCGTACGTCGTGCCGACGGCGAGGACGTCCGAGCCCAGCCGTGTGGCCTCCTCCGCCAGCCGCTCGTGCCCGAAGCCGTAGCCGTTGCCCTTGCAGACCGGCACGAGGCCGGGGAACTGCTCCTGCACGTGCTTGTGGTGCGCCCGCCAGCGCGCGGTGTCGACGTAGAGCGTGAGCGCCATGGCCGGACCTGGAACCTTTCTCGCGGTTGCCGTGAATCAGTGGTTGCCGTTGTCAGAGGGTGCCGTATCAGAGGTATAGAAGCACTGAACGTGACATCAGCGGCGCGACATGTAGATGTCGAGCGCCTTGTGCAGCAGCTTGTTCAGCGGGAAGTCCCACTCGCCGAGGTACTCGGCGGCCTGTCCGCCGGTGCCCACCTTGAACTGGATCAGGCCGAAGAGGTGGTCGGTCTCGTCCAGCGAGTCGGAGATGCCGCGCAGGTCGTAGACGGTGGCGCCGAGCGCGTAGGCGTCGCGCAGCATCCGCCACTGCATCGCGTTGGAGGGCCGGACTTCACGGCCGATGTTGTCGGAGGCGCCGTAGGAGTACCAGACGTGCCCGCCGACGATCAGCATCGTCGCCGCCGACAGGTTCACGCCGTTGTGCCGGGCGAAGTACAGCCGCATGCGGTTGGGGTCCTCGGTGTTGAGGGCCGTCCACATGCGCTGGAAGTACGACAGCGGGCGCGGCCGGAAGTGGTCGCGCACGGCCGTGATCTCGTACAGCCGCTGCCATTCCTCAAGGTCCTGGTAGCCGCCCTGGACGACCTCGACGCCGGCCTTCTCGGCCTTCTTGATGTTGCGGCGCCACAGCTGGTTGAAGTTCTTGTGGACCTCTTCCAGGGAGCGGTTGGCCAGCGGCACCTGGAAGACGTAGCGGGGCTGGACGTCGCCGAAGCCGGCGCCGCCGTCCTCGCCCTGCTGCCACCCCATGCGGCGCAGTTTGTCGGCGACCTCGAAGGCGCGCGGCTCGATGTGGTCGGCCTCGATGTCGCGCAGCCTCTTCACGTCAGGGTTCTGGATGCCCTGCTTGATGGAGGTGGCCTCCCAGCGCCGGATGACCACCGGCGGGCCCATCTTCACCGAGAAGGCGCCCTGCTGCTTCAGGTGCGCCAGCATCGGCTCGATCCACTCCTGGAGATTCGGCGCGAACCAGTTGATGACCGGGCCCTCGGGCAGATAGGCGAGGTAGCGCTTGATCTTGGGAAGCTGCCGGTAGAGGACCAGACCGGCACCGACCAGCTCGCCCGTCCTGTCGTCGAACCATCCGAGGTTCTCGGAGCGCCACTCCGCCTTGACATCAGCCCAGGCCGGGACCTGCATGTGGCTCGCCGACGGCAGGCTCTGGATGTAGGCCAGATGCTGCTCTCGACTGATGGTCCTCAGGGTCAGGCTCATTTCGGGGCGCTCCTCGGGCTGGTGTGTCCCCATGGGGTCAGGGGCTCCGGCTCTCGCGCGAAGCCTACTGCGCCTTGGATGCGCGCCGGTTGGGCGTACGGAACCTTCGCCCCGGCCGTGGGCGGCCGGGGCGTCACCCGGTGTTCAGAAGGGGATGTCCCTGGCGTCAGTCGATGAGACCGCCGAAGAGACCGCCGTGCGCCATGCCCAGGAAGAACCCGACGCCTGCGGCACCGAGGCCGAGGATCAGGCCGAAGCGCTCCCTGGTCGTCTCCGAGACCCACTGGCCGTACGCGCCGGTGAGAATGCCCACCAGGCCGGTCCAGGAGCTGAGCAGGTGCAGGTCCTCGTCGACGAGTGCCGTGATGAACGACGTGATGCCCAGGACCAGGGTCACCGCGAGCAGGGCGTCCTGGAGTGGGTGGGGCTTGCCGTCCGTGGCGAAGAGGCCGCCGGCGGTGTTGGGTCGCAATGCCTGTGCCATAGGGCACCTCCTGCGAAAGTCGGCGCATCGTAGCGCCATACACACCCGATGTGTACAGATTGGCTGCCCTCGCGGCCGGATTTCAACCGCAAGCCACTGTGCGGGTAGTCTGTACCGTCCGCACCGGTGTCTGCCCATGTCACGACAGGGGCTTCTCGACAGAACCCCCGACTGTCAGTGGTGGCCGATACCGTTGCTACGCATCACAACCCTCCTGCCACGGAACGACCGTGGCCGCTGAGTCCAAAGGAGGTGGGTTCCACATGCGTCACTACGAGGTGATGGTCATCCTCGACCCCGACGTCGAGGAGCGCGCTGTCTCCCCGCTGATCGAGAACTTCCTCTCTGTCGTCCGTGACGGCGGCGGAAAGGTCGAGAAGGTCGACACCTGGGGCCGTCGTCGTCTCGCGTACGAGATCAAGAAGAAGCCCGAGGGCATCTACTCGGTCATCGACCTTCAGGCTGAGCCTGCGGTCGTCAAGGAGCTCGACCGCCAGATGAACCTGAACGAGTCGGTCCTCCGGACCAAGGTCCTCCGTCCCGAGACCCACTGAGCTCTCCCGCTCAGCTGATTCCGGGATTCGAGTAGCAAGCAGCCAGAGCAAACCCGCCGAGAGGTTCCCCCATGGCAGGCGAGACCGTCATCACGGTGGTCGGCAATCTTGTCGACGACCCCGAGCTGCGCTTCACCCCCTCCGGTGCGGCCGTCGCGAAGTTCCGTGTCGCGTCCACTCCCCGCACCTTCGACCGCCAGACGAACGAGTGGAAGGACGGCGAGAGCCTCTTCCTGACCTGCTCGGTCTGGCGTCAGGCGGCGGAGAACGTCGCCGAGTCGCTCCAGCGAGGCATGCGCGTCATCGTGCAGGGCCGGCTGAAGCAGCGGTCCTACGAGGACCGTGAGGGCGTCAAGCGCACGGTCTACGAGCTGGACGTCGAGGAAGTCGGCGCCAGCCTGCGCAATGCCACGGCCAAGGTCACCAAGACCACCGGCCGCGGTGGCCAGGGCGGCTACGGCGGCGGTGGCGGTGGCGGCCAGGGTGGCGGCGGCTGGGGCGGCGGCCCCGGCGGCGGCCAGCAGGGCGGCGGCGCTCCCGCTGACGACCCGTGGGCGACCGGCGCTCCCGCCGGTGGCAACCAGGGCGGTGGCGGCGGCTGGGGCGGTGGCTCCGGCGGCGGCCAGCAGGGCGGCGGCTACTCGGACGAGCCCCCCTTCTAGGGCGGGTTCGCACCCCAACTTCTTGATCACACAGGAGATACACCATGGCGAAGCCGCCTGTGCGCAAGCCGAAGAAGAAGGTCTGCGCATTCTGCAAGGACAAGGTCACGTACGTGGACTACAAGGACACGAACATGCTGCGGAAGTTCATTTCCGACCGCGGCAAGATCCGTGCCCGCCGCGTGACCGGCAACTGCACGCAGCACCAGCGTGACGTCGCCACGGCCGTCAAGAACAGCCGTGAGATGGCGCTGCTGCCCTACACGTCCACCGCGCGATAAGGGAAGGGTGACCGACACATGAAGATCATCCTCACCCACGAGGTCTCCGGCCTCGGTGCCGCGGGCGACGTCGTCGACGTCAAGGACGGTTACGCTCGCAACTACCTGATCCCGCGGAAGTTCGCTATCCGCTGGACCAAGGGTGGCGAGAAGGACGTCGAGCAGATCCGTCGTGCTCGCAAGATCCACGAGATCCAGACCATCGAGCAGGCCAACCAGGTGAAGGCCCAGCTCGAGGGCGTCAAGGTCCGCCTGGCTGTCCGCTCCGGCGACGCCGGTCGTCTCTTCGGTTCCGTCACCCCGGCCGACATCGCTTCCGCGATCAAGGCTTCCGGTGGCCCCGAGGTCGACAAGCGCCGCATCGAGCTGGGCTCGCCGATCAAGACGCTGGGCGCTCACGAGACGTCCGTGCGTCTGCACCCCGAGGTTGCCGCCAAGGTCAACATCGAGGTCGTCGCGGCCTGAGTGCCGCGCTCGCTGAAGCAGTGAGCGATGGGGTCGCACCTTTCACGGGTGCGGCCCCATCGTCGTTTCGGCCCCATCGTCGATGTGGCCCGTCGTCGTTTCACGTGAAACACCGTGTTTCACGTGAAACAGCAGTGAGGGCCGAGTCCGGCGGTCAGCGGGTCGCGCCCGTCACGATCCAGCGGCCCGAGCGGGTCCGGAGCCACAGCGTCAGCATCCGCACGGTCATCATCAGCGTCATGGTGGCCCAGAGGGCGGTGAGTCCACCGCCCAGTACTGGCACCAGCAGGGCGACCGGGGTGAAGACCGCCAGAGTGAGCAGCATGGCCCAGGCCAGGTAGGGGCCGTCACCGGCGCCCATCAAGACTCCGTCCAGGACGAAGACGATGCCGGAGATCGGCTGCGAGAGGGCGACGATGAGCAGGGCGGGCAGCGCCACGTCCTTGACCGTCGCGTCACTGGTGAACAGGGGCAGGAATGCCGGTCGGGTGATGACGACCAGGATGCCGAGAACGACCCCGACGGCGATCCCCCACTCGACCATGCGACGGCACGCGTCGCGGGCACCTTGCGCGTCACCGGCTCCGAGGTAGCGACCGATGATCGCCTGTCCCGCGATGGCGATGGCGTCGAGGGCGAAGGCGAGCAGGCTCCACAGGGACAGGATGATCTGATGTGCGGCGATGTCGGCATCCCCGAGACGGGCGGCGACCGCCGTGGCGATCATCAGGATCGCTCGCAGGGAGAGGGTGCGAACCAACAGGGGCACACCGGCCTGTGCGGAGGCCCTGATGCCTGCGGCGTCCGGGCGCAGCGAGGCACCGTACCGGCGCGCCCCGCGCAGAACCACGGCGAGGTAGACCAGGGCCATGCCCCACTGGGCGATGACGGTGCCCCAGGCGGAGCCGGCGATCCCCAGGTCGGCGCCGTAGACGAGCCCCGCGTTGAGGGCGCCATTGGCGACGAAGCCGGCGATGGCCACATAGAGAGGCGTTTTGGTGTCCTGGAGGCCGCGCAGCACGCCGGTCGCGGCGAGGACGACGAGCATGGCCGGTATGCCGAGCGTGGAGATGCGCAGGTACGTGGTCGCATAGGGAGCCGCCGCGTCGGAAGCGCCGAAGAGGTCCACGACAGAGGATGCCGTCGGCAGGACGACGGCGACGACGGCAGCGCCGAGGAGCAGGGCCAGCCAGATACCGTCCATGCCCTGGCGAATGGCGGCCTGGAGATCACCCGCGCCGACGCGGCGGGCGACCGCCGCTGTCGTGGCGTAGGCGAGGAAGACGAAGACACTGACGGCGGTCATCAGCAGGGCCGAGGCGACGCCGAGGCCGGCGAGTTGGGCCGTGCCCAGATGGCCCACGATGGCGGTGTCGGCCATGAGGAAGAGGGGCTCGGCGACGAGGGAGCCGAAGGCCGGCACGGCGAGAGCGACGATCTCTCGGTCGTGCTGTCTCCGGCCGGTTCTGCGGCGCGCGGGGGCCTGTGTCATGTGCACCAATCTAATCGTCCACAGGTAAGAGATGCAACGGCCTTGTGGCCCTTACTTTCCGTCCAGGGGTGCGCACTGCTGTACACCGTTCGAAGCGATCTTGCGCCGGTCGGGGAAGTTTTTCTTCTGCACAGCCGGTGGACGGCAAATCCGCAGGTCACAGCAGCCTTTCCCGGGCAGCTCGCTGCTTGTTCACAGGCCTGTCCACCGGGTCGTGCACAGGTTTTGAGGAGTTCTCCACAGCATCTGGGCCGTCGTCCACATGGCCTGTGGATAACCAGATTGGCTGACGGTGCCGACAGGCCTAACGTGGTCCGGCGCCCGCTCCGTCTGCCGGTTTTCAAAATGTCACAAAACCGGCGTTGGTCAACCGGAGTTGGGCGTCTCATTTGTCAGTGCCGTGCCGTAGAAAAGAGGGGCACGGCGAGGTCTGCTGCGGCGGACGGGAGGAGGTGGCTCGGTGAGCATTTCCGAGCCCTTGGACGACCCGTGGGCCGACAGCGGTCCCAGTGATCGTCTGCCCGCCTCCCGCCGACGTGGCGACGGAGCCCGTGGCCGCGACGAACAACACGAGCGCGGCAGGGACAACGGGGCCTGGGACGGCGGCGCCGCCCCGACGTTCGAGCGGGTACCGCCGCAGGACATCGAGGCCGAGCAGTCCGTCCTCGGCGGCATGCTGCTCTCCAAGGACGCCATCGCCGACGTCGTCGAGATCCTCAAGGGCCACGACTTCTACAAGCCGGCCCACGAGACGATCTACCAGGCCGTCCTCGACGTCTACGCCAAGGGCGAGCCGGCCGACCCCATCACGATCGCCGCCGAGCTCACCAAGCGCGGCGAGATCAACAAGGTCGGCGGGGCCTCGTATCTGCACACCCTCGTCCAGACGGTGCCCACGGCCGCCAACGCGGCCTACTACGCGGAGATCGTCCACGAGCGGGCCGTGCTGCGCCGCCTGGTCGAGGCGGGTACGCGCATCACGCAGATGGGATACGCGGCCGACGACGACGTCGACGAGATCGTCAACCGCGCCCAGGCGGAGGTCTACGCGGTCACCGAGCAGCGCACCAGCGAGGACTACCTGCCGCTCGGCGACATCATGGAGGGCGCGCTCGACGAGATCGAGGCGATCGGCTCGCGCAGCGGTGAGATGACCGGCGTGCCCACGGGGTTCACGGACTTCGACTCGCTCACCAACGGGTTGCACCCGGGCCAGATGATCGTCATCGCCGCGCGTCCCGCCATGGGTAAGTCGACGCTCGCGCTGGACTTCGCGCGGGCCGCCTCGATCAAGAACAACCTGCCGAGCGTGATCTTCTCGCTCGAAATGGGACGCAACGAGATCGCGATGCGTCTGCTGTCCGCCGAGGCGCGAGTCGCCCTGCACCACATGCGGTCCGGCACGATGACGGACGAGGACTGGACGCGCCTGGCCCGGCGGATGCCGGACGTCTCGGCCGCCCCGCTCTACATCGACGACTCCCCGAACCTGTCGATGATGGAGATCCGCGCCAAGTGCCGCCGCCTCAAGCAGCGCAACGATCTCCGGCTGGTGGTCATCGACTACCTCCAGCTGATGCAGTCCGGCGGTTCCAAGCGGGCCGAGAGCCGTCAGCAGGAGGTCTCGGACATGTCCCGTAACCTCAAGCTGCTGGCCAAGGAGCTGGAGATCCCGGTCATTGCGCTCTCCCAGCTGAACCGTGGTCCCGAGCAGCGCACGGACAAGAAGCCGATGGTCTCCGACCTGCGTGAGTCGGGTTCCATCGAGCAGGACGCCGACATGGTCATCCTGCTGCACCGCGAGGACGCCTACGAGAAGGAGTCACCGCGCGCGGGCGAGGCCGACCTGATCGTGGCCAAGCACCGAAACGGTCCGACGGCGACGATCACGGTCGCCTTCCAGGGTCACTACTCGCGGTTCGTGGACATGGCGCAGACCTGATCCGGTGCCGACGCAGACCTGAATCGGTGGCGACGGCGAAATGAGGTCGACTCGGTCGTGCCCGGCCAGGTGGACTTGGCCCATGACGACACCTCAGGAAGAGCTGCTTCCAGCAACGAGTCGTGCGCTGCTGCACCGGATCGCCGTGGCACAGGCCGAGGGGCGGGCGCCGTCGCTGGTCGCGTCCGTCGTCCGGGACGGCCGGGCGGTGTGGCACGGTGCCCGCACATCGGTGGACGGGCAAGTGCCCGACGAGAACGTCCAGTACCGCATCGGCTCGATCACCAAGACCTTCACCGCCGTTCTCGTGATGCGCCTGCGGGACGAGGGGCTGCTCGGGCTCGGGGATCCACTGGAGAAGTTCGTGCCGGGTACCGGCGCGGGGGAGGCGACCATCGCCGAACTGCTCGCGCACACGGGCGGGCTGGCGGCCGAATCGCCCGGCCCATGGTGGGAACGCACGCCCGGATCCCTGCGGCCGGAACTGTCCGACGTGCTCGGTGAGCAGCCCCTTCTGCACCCCGTCGGCCGACGGCACCATTACTCGAACCCCGGCTACACGTTGCTGGGCGCACTCGTGGAGGAGCTGCGGGGGATCTCCTGGGAGGAGGCACTACGGCGTGAAGTGCTCGAACCACTGGGGCTCGACCGGACAACCGTGCGACCGCAGGCCCCGCACGCGGGTGGCTGGGCCGTGCATCCCTGGGCCGATGTTCTGCTGCCCGAGCCCGCCGAGGACCTCGGTCGTATGGCACCCGCCGGTCAACTCTGGTCGACCACGGCAGACCTGGCCCGTTTCGCGGCCTTCCTGGTGAAGGGCGACGAGAGGGTGCTGAGTGCAGAGTCCGTGTGCGAGATGCGGACTCCGGCGGCGCCGGCGGAAGCGGTGGACGTGATGTCCGGTGACGCCTACGGCCTCGGCATGCAGATCCAGCGTCGGCACGGTCGGCTGCTCGTGGGGCACAGCGGATCCCTGCCGGGCTTCCTGGCGAGTGTGAGCATCAGCGTCGAGGACGACGTAGCGGCGGTCGTCCTGGCCAACTGCACCTCAGGCCCACTGGTCTCCGGCGTCGCCGCCGATCTCGTCCGTATCGTCGCAGAGGCGGAGCCACGCATCCCCGACGCCTGGATTCCGATGCGTGCGGTCGATCCGTCGGTGCTGGAGCTGACGGGGCAGTGGTACTGGGGGACGTACGCCTTCGCCCTGCGGCTCACGGCCGACGGGCTCGCCTCGCTGGAGCCGCTTTCCGGCAACGGGCGGCGCTCGCGGTTCCGTCCGAACGGCGACGGCACCTGGACCGGGCTGGAGGGCTACTACGCCGGGGAGCTGCTGAAGGCCGTACGGCGCCCCGACGGGTCCGTGAGCCATCTGGACCTCGGCTCGTTCGTGTTCACGCGGCAGCCGTACGACGAGGCGGCCCCGGTGCCCGGTGGGGTCGACCCTGAGGGGTGGCGCGGCATCGGATAGGCGGTGACATGACTGGGCGCCCTGTTTCACGTGAAACAGGGCGCCCACGCGCATCCGGTCACAGCGGGAGCTTGAAGCCCGTGTGGGAGGCCGTGAAGCCGAGTCGCTCGTAGAAGCGGTGGGCGTCGGTGCGGGTCTTGTCGGAGGTCAGCTGGACCAACTGGCAGCCCTGATGCCGGGATTCGTCGATCGCCCACTCGATGAGCCGTGTTCCCAGGCCGCTGCCGCGCTCCTCGGCGTGGACGCGTACGCCCTCGATGATCGACCTGGTCGCACCGCGACGGGACAGCCCCGGAACGATCGTGAGCTGGAGCGTGCCGACGACGCGGCCTTCCCGGACCGCCACGACCAGGCGCTGATTCCGGTCGGCGCTGAGCCGTTCCAGCGCGGCCAGGTACGGGGTGAGGTCGTCGGGTGACTCGCGCTGTGCGCCCAGGGGGTCGTCCGCGAGCATGGCGACGATCGCCGGCACGTCGTCCGCGACGGCAGCACGTATCTCAAGATCTCCCATGACCGCACCCTACGCAGAGACGCCCGGTGCGGAGTCCGGCTTATGCGGGCACCGGAGTCTTCAGAGTCTCCACGACCCGGACCAGCGGGGCCAGTTCGGGATTCTTCGCCGCCTCGTCGAGGGCCTCGCGCAGCGCGGCGTCGTTGGTCGGCCGGGCCTCTTCGAGCAGCTTGAGGCCCGCCTCGGTGACGTTCGTGTAGATGCCCCGGCGGTCGGTGGGGCAGAGGTAGCGCTCCAGGAGTCCGCGGTCCTCGAGCCGGGTGACCAGACGCGTGGTGGCGCTCTGGCTGAGGACGACGGCGTCGGCGACCTGCTTCATCTGGAGATGCCCTCCGTCCCCGTCGTGCTGCCGGCTGAGCACGTCAAGCAGGGAGTACTCGCGCACGCTCAGGTCGTGCTTGGCCTGCAGGGCGCGCTCGATGTGGGCCTCGATCCTCCCGTGCAGGAGGGAGAGGGCGCACCAGCTCTGGGCGAGAGCGGTGAGCGCGGGGTCCGTCGCTGTCATTGGCGTTTCCTCCGTCCCGGAGCGGCTGACCTCCAGGATAGAGCAGGAGCGCAATTGACGGCGGTTGCATATATCCCGCGTCTGCAATTATTGTGGGCGCACGCAAAGCGCTCCTGCAATCGTCTGGGAAGGTGTACCCCTCCATGCCTCTCGCGCTTCTGGCCCTCGCGATCGGGGCCTTCGGAATCGGAACGACCGAGTTCGTGATCATGGGCTTGCTGCCCGAGGTCGCGGGCGACTACGGGGTCTCCATTCCCACCGCCGGGTACCTGGTGACCGGCTACGCGCTCGGGGTCATGTTCGGCGCCCCGCTGATGACCGTGGTGGGCACCAGGATCTCCCGCAAGCGGATGCTGATGTTGCTGATGGGCCTGTTCATCGCCGGCAACCTGATCTCGGCACTCGCTCCCGCCTTCTCCGTCATGCTGATCGGCCGGATCGTCGCCTCGCTGGCCCACGGCGCCTTCTTCGGCATCGGCTCGGTCGTCGCGGCCGACCTCGTCGCCCCGGACAAGAAGGCCGGAGCCATCGCGATGATGTTCACCGGTCTGACCGTCGCCAACGTCGTCGGCGTCCCGCTGGGCACCCTCGTCGGGCAGTCCGTCGGCTGGCGGGTGACCTTCGGTATCGTCGCCGCCCTCGGGGCCGTCGGCCTGGCCGGCATCGCCCGGCTCGTCCCCGACATGCCCAAGCCGGAGGGAGTGCGCCTGCGGCACGAGCTCGCCGCCTTCAAGAACGTGCAGGTACTGCTCGCGATGGCGATGACCGTACTCGGCTTCGGCGGCGTCTTCGCGGCCATCACCTA from Streptomyces chartreusis NRRL 3882 harbors:
- a CDS encoding GNAT family N-acetyltransferase yields the protein MGDLEIRAAVADDVPAIVAMLADDPLGAQRESPDDLTPYLAALERLSADRNQRLVVAVREGRVVGTLQLTIVPGLSRRGATRSIIEGVRVHAEERGSGLGTRLIEWAIDESRHQGCQLVQLTSDKTRTDAHRFYERLGFTASHTGFKLPL
- a CDS encoding MFS transporter, whose product is MPLALLALAIGAFGIGTTEFVIMGLLPEVAGDYGVSIPTAGYLVTGYALGVMFGAPLMTVVGTRISRKRMLMLLMGLFIAGNLISALAPAFSVMLIGRIVASLAHGAFFGIGSVVAADLVAPDKKAGAIAMMFTGLTVANVVGVPLGTLVGQSVGWRVTFGIVAALGAVGLAGIARLVPDMPKPEGVRLRHELAAFKNVQVLLAMAMTVLGFGGVFAAITYIAPMMTHTAGFADGSVTWLLVLFGLGMVGGNLVGGKFADRALMPMLYVSLGALAVVLALFTLTAHDKLLSAVTIALIGALGFATVPPLQKRVLDQAHGAPTLASAVNIGAFNLGNALSAWLGGLVIAAGFGYTAPNWVGAALAGGALVLAFLSAALERRTGAPSTVVTGSAPTEQRTAAHH
- a CDS encoding MarR family winged helix-turn-helix transcriptional regulator, with protein sequence MTATDPALTALAQSWCALSLLHGRIEAHIERALQAKHDLSVREYSLLDVLSRQHDGDGGHLQMKQVADAVVLSQSATTRLVTRLEDRGLLERYLCPTDRRGIYTNVTEAGLKLLEEARPTNDAALREALDEAAKNPELAPLVRVVETLKTPVPA
- a CDS encoding serine hydrolase domain-containing protein; the protein is MTTPQEELLPATSRALLHRIAVAQAEGRAPSLVASVVRDGRAVWHGARTSVDGQVPDENVQYRIGSITKTFTAVLVMRLRDEGLLGLGDPLEKFVPGTGAGEATIAELLAHTGGLAAESPGPWWERTPGSLRPELSDVLGEQPLLHPVGRRHHYSNPGYTLLGALVEELRGISWEEALRREVLEPLGLDRTTVRPQAPHAGGWAVHPWADVLLPEPAEDLGRMAPAGQLWSTTADLARFAAFLVKGDERVLSAESVCEMRTPAAPAEAVDVMSGDAYGLGMQIQRRHGRLLVGHSGSLPGFLASVSISVEDDVAAVVLANCTSGPLVSGVAADLVRIVAEAEPRIPDAWIPMRAVDPSVLELTGQWYWGTYAFALRLTADGLASLEPLSGNGRRSRFRPNGDGTWTGLEGYYAGELLKAVRRPDGSVSHLDLGSFVFTRQPYDEAAPVPGGVDPEGWRGIG
- the dnaB gene encoding replicative DNA helicase, coding for MSISEPLDDPWADSGPSDRLPASRRRGDGARGRDEQHERGRDNGAWDGGAAPTFERVPPQDIEAEQSVLGGMLLSKDAIADVVEILKGHDFYKPAHETIYQAVLDVYAKGEPADPITIAAELTKRGEINKVGGASYLHTLVQTVPTAANAAYYAEIVHERAVLRRLVEAGTRITQMGYAADDDVDEIVNRAQAEVYAVTEQRTSEDYLPLGDIMEGALDEIEAIGSRSGEMTGVPTGFTDFDSLTNGLHPGQMIVIAARPAMGKSTLALDFARAASIKNNLPSVIFSLEMGRNEIAMRLLSAEARVALHHMRSGTMTDEDWTRLARRMPDVSAAPLYIDDSPNLSMMEIRAKCRRLKQRNDLRLVVIDYLQLMQSGGSKRAESRQQEVSDMSRNLKLLAKELEIPVIALSQLNRGPEQRTDKKPMVSDLRESGSIEQDADMVILLHREDAYEKESPRAGEADLIVAKHRNGPTATITVAFQGHYSRFVDMAQT